Proteins encoded within one genomic window of Columba livia isolate bColLiv1 breed racing homer chromosome 1, bColLiv1.pat.W.v2, whole genome shotgun sequence:
- the LOC102096439 gene encoding suppressor of cytokine signaling 1 yields MIRGRPDDLHNTHTTVSRPQRQHRSVLPSPAPPGLPDRFRMFRSCEWEVLERSLHILQASDFYWGPLSVGEAHAKLQREPVGTYLVRDSSQGNCLFSLSVRMPTGPVSLRISFQEGYFRLKNWFSDCVVRLLELVVAGTRNNPLHFDEMGGTPLVFSEPLCRSRRAVPTLRELCCRSLPASAAVGDTAGQGGSSGLCLREEVVSPLGGRGGSEGSIIPGPSPSWAGR; encoded by the coding sequence ATGATCTGCACAACACGCACACCACTGTTTCTCGTCCCCAAAGGCAGCATCGGAGTGTTCTCCCcagccccgcgccccccggctTGCCCGATCGTTTCCGTATGTTTCGCAGCTGTGAGTGGGAGGTCCTGGAGCGATCCCTCCACATCCTCCAGGCCAGCGACTTCTACTGGGGCCCCTTGTCTGTGGGGGAGGCTCACGCCAAGCTCCAGCGGGAGCCCGTCGGCACCTACTTGGTGCGGGACAGCTCGCAGGGGAACTGCTTGTTCAGCCTGAGCGTGCGGATGCCAACGGGGCCTGTCAGCCTTCGAATCTCTTTCCAGGAGGGTTATTTCCGCCTGAAGAACTGGTTTTCAGACTGCGTGGTccggctgctggagctggtggtGGCGGGGACCCGGAACAACCCCTTGCACTTTGATGAGATGGGGGGAACCCCCCTGGTCTTCTCCGAGCCCCTGTGCCGGAGCCGCCGGGCAGTGCCCACGCTGCGAGAACTGTGCTGCCGGAGCCTGCCTGCCAGCGCTGCCgtgggggacacagcaggacagggggGCTCCTCGGGTTTGTGCCTGAGAGAGGAGGTGGTCTCACCCCTGGGTGGAAGAGGAGGGTCAGAGGGGAGCATCATCCCCGGCCCCTCTCCATCATGGGCTGGGAGATGA